The following are encoded together in the Streptomyces rapamycinicus NRRL 5491 genome:
- a CDS encoding L-tyrosine/L-tryptophan isonitrile synthase family protein codes for MPPTTTPDTRSTSGISAAILNLLLPHHRTAAAVPGGVMAFPHQLRQIAGFVRAGEPVVFTLPGFPCKSPNPAKVLGHLPDQGERLSLGFLNTLCEEIERIHPPGARVIICSDGHVFGDLIRVPDDHIDAYADALGHLIREADLRRLSVFDLRDVLGDLPHGAKRARVHQGYAPTLEALRAEVRSEGDTLALYRGITRFLVDDTADFTGTRSALQRECRERAYGVIQRSRAWGDLIAEHHPRAIRLSIHPQPIGAPKFGIRLLDVPDVWTTPWHSAALHRTDGTWTLLPRTRAEQLGRLIHRHGRPSHYEQG; via the coding sequence ATGCCGCCGACGACCACGCCGGACACCCGCTCCACGAGCGGCATCAGCGCCGCCATCCTCAACCTGCTCCTGCCGCACCACCGCACGGCCGCCGCCGTGCCCGGGGGAGTGATGGCGTTCCCGCACCAACTGCGCCAGATCGCCGGGTTCGTACGCGCCGGAGAACCCGTGGTCTTCACCCTGCCCGGCTTCCCGTGCAAGTCCCCCAACCCCGCCAAGGTCCTCGGCCACCTCCCCGACCAGGGCGAACGCCTGTCCCTCGGCTTCCTGAACACCCTGTGCGAGGAGATCGAGCGGATCCACCCGCCGGGCGCCCGCGTGATCATCTGCTCCGACGGCCATGTCTTCGGCGACCTCATCCGCGTCCCGGACGACCACATAGACGCCTACGCGGACGCGCTCGGACACCTCATACGGGAGGCGGACCTGCGCCGCCTCTCCGTCTTCGACCTGCGCGATGTGCTGGGTGACCTGCCCCACGGCGCCAAGCGCGCCCGGGTGCACCAGGGTTACGCCCCCACCCTGGAGGCGCTGCGGGCGGAGGTCCGCTCCGAGGGCGACACCCTGGCCCTGTACCGGGGCATCACCCGATTCCTCGTCGACGACACCGCGGACTTCACCGGCACCCGCTCCGCCCTCCAACGCGAATGCCGCGAACGCGCCTACGGCGTCATTCAGCGCAGCCGCGCCTGGGGCGACCTGATCGCCGAACACCACCCTCGCGCCATCCGGTTGTCCATCCACCCCCAGCCCATCGGCGCCCCGAAGTTCGGCATCCGCCTGCTCGACGTTCCCGACGTCTGGACCACCCCCTGGCACTCCGCCGCCCTGCACCGCACCGACGGCACCTGGACCCTCCTGCCCCGCACCCGCGCGGAACAGCTCGGCCGCCTCATCCACCGTCACGGCAGACCGAGCCATTACGAACAGGGCTGA
- a CDS encoding cytochrome P450 family protein translates to MTLQEPLPAMDADRPGEPLPDPVPLMGCPYKADPYPLYQRMRESGPVHRVLFPSGVHAWLITGYEAAHAALNDDRLGKNHDRGNDHWRARASIMPEPQHSQLQVHLLHQDPPHHTRMRRFVTDAFTPRRIERLRPRFQELADALVDALPETGPTDLVTGFAAHFPFRVLAEVIGLSPELAARFDRDWGKVVQPVGPTDPGRPLYESRLHGLQGYIADVVAHKREHREDDLLSSLVAARDRRELSPEELDSMIFQLLVAGQEPVTNQITTALIALFRHPAELARLRDDPGLTPRAVDELLRHDSAFELTTWRFLDQDGDLHGTRIPAGDSVIISLCAANRDPRRFPDPDALDLDRSPNPHLAFGHGIHFCPGAALARAELRIALDTLLARLPGLRLAIDDEDLEWIPAVLGRGTSHLLVGYDRRI, encoded by the coding sequence ATGACCCTCCAGGAACCTCTGCCCGCCATGGACGCGGACCGCCCGGGCGAACCCCTGCCCGACCCGGTCCCGCTCATGGGCTGCCCGTACAAGGCCGACCCCTATCCGCTGTACCAGCGGATGCGTGAGAGCGGTCCGGTCCATCGCGTCCTGTTCCCCAGCGGTGTGCACGCCTGGCTCATCACCGGTTACGAGGCCGCCCACGCCGCGCTGAACGACGACCGCCTGGGCAAGAACCACGACCGCGGCAACGACCACTGGCGCGCCCGTGCCTCGATCATGCCCGAGCCACAACACTCCCAGCTCCAGGTCCACCTACTGCACCAGGACCCGCCCCACCACACCCGGATGCGGCGCTTCGTCACCGACGCCTTCACCCCGCGCCGCATCGAGCGGCTGAGGCCCCGTTTCCAGGAGCTGGCCGACGCCCTCGTCGACGCCCTCCCGGAAACCGGTCCCACGGACCTCGTCACCGGCTTCGCCGCCCACTTCCCGTTCCGGGTCCTCGCCGAAGTGATCGGCCTGTCACCCGAGTTGGCCGCCCGTTTCGACCGCGACTGGGGCAAGGTCGTCCAGCCGGTGGGCCCCACCGACCCCGGACGCCCGCTGTACGAGTCCCGTCTGCACGGACTGCAGGGCTATATCGCCGACGTCGTCGCCCACAAGCGCGAACACCGGGAGGACGACCTGCTCAGCAGCCTCGTCGCGGCCCGCGACCGACGAGAGCTGTCGCCGGAGGAACTGGACTCGATGATCTTCCAGCTCCTCGTGGCCGGACAGGAACCGGTCACCAACCAGATCACCACCGCCCTGATCGCCCTCTTCCGCCACCCCGCCGAGCTCGCCCGGCTGCGCGACGACCCCGGTCTGACGCCCCGCGCGGTCGACGAACTCCTCCGCCACGACAGCGCCTTCGAGCTGACCACCTGGCGCTTCCTCGACCAGGACGGCGACCTGCACGGTACGAGGATCCCGGCCGGTGACTCGGTGATCATCTCGCTGTGCGCCGCCAACCGTGACCCGCGCCGCTTCCCCGACCCCGACGCACTCGACCTCGACCGCTCGCCCAACCCCCACCTGGCCTTCGGCCACGGCATCCACTTCTGCCCCGGAGCCGCCCTCGCCCGAGCCGAGCTCCGGATCGCCCTGGACACCCTCCTGGCCCGCCTGCCCGGACTGCGCCTGGCCATCGACGACGAGGACCTCGAGTGGATCCCGGCGGTCCTCGGACGGGGCACCAGCCACCTGCTCGTCGGCTACGACCGGCGCATATGA